Proteins found in one Gigantopelta aegis isolate Gae_Host chromosome 12, Gae_host_genome, whole genome shotgun sequence genomic segment:
- the LOC121386576 gene encoding TATA-binding protein-associated factor 2N-like, producing the protein MVVTGDDGDGYGYRRMVVTGDDGDGYGYRRMVVTGDDGDGYGDWRMVVTGDDGDGYGYRRMVMTGDDGDGYGYRRMVVTGNDGDGCGYRRMVVTGNDGDGCGYRRMVVRVMMVMVVVIDEWR; encoded by the coding sequence ATGGTGGTGAcgggtgatgatggtgatggttatGGTTATAGGCGAATGGTGGTGAcgggtgatgatggtgatggttatGGTTATCGGCGAATGGTGGTGAcgggtgatgatggtgatggctATGGTGATTGGCGAATGGTGGTGAcgggtgatgatggtgatggctATGGTTATCGGCGAATGGTGATGAcgggtgatgatggtgatggttatGGTTATCGGCGAATGGTGGTGACGggtaatgatggtgatggttgtgGTTATCGGCGAATGGTGGTGACGggtaatgatggtgatggttgtgGTTATCGGCGAATGGTGGTGagggtgatgatggtgatggttgtggtgatCGACGAATGGCGGTGA
- the LOC121386578 gene encoding extensin-like encodes MCDSLLAADSTSQMGQWLVSLVYEYPRTPHTLIHTIPKPDKKPPDSAQEQPATPLQPPRPAIHHKAKLRNSPPPHHPAPTTTSVNTPQGQAQEQPATPPPCSNHHVRQYTTRPSSGAARHPAPTTTSANTPQGQAQEQPATPLQPPRPPIHNKAKLRSSPPPSTKHHVRQYTTRPSSGAARHPAPTTTSANTPQGQAQEQPATPLQPPRPPIHHKAKLRSSPPPRTNHHVRQYTTRPSSGAARHPAPTTTSANTPQGQAQEQPATPLQPPRPPIHHKAKLRSSPPPRYIHHVRQYTTRSSSGAARHPAPTTTSANTPQAQAQEQPATPLQPPRPPIHHKAKLRSSPPPRYNHHVRQYTTRSSSGAARHPAPTTTSANTPQGQAQELPATPLQPPRPPIHHKVKLRNCPPPRSNHHVRQYTTRPSSGAARHPAPTTTSANTPQGQAQEQPATPLQPPRPPIHHKAKLRSSPPPRTNHHVRQYTTRPSSGAARHPAPTTTSANTPQGQAQEQPATPLQPPRPPIHHKAKLRSSPPSRYIHHVRQYTTRSSSGAARHPAPTTTSANTPQAQAQEQPATPLQPPRPPIHHKAKLRSSPPPRYNHHVRQYTTRPSSGAARHPAPTTTSANTPQGQAQEQPATPLQPPRPPIHHKAKLRNCPPPRSNHHVRQYTTRSSSGTARHPAPTTTSANTPQGQAQEQPATPLQPPRPPIHHKAKLRSSPPPRSNHHVRQYTTRPSSGAARHPAPTTTSANTPQGQAQEQPATPLQPPRPPIHHKAKLRSSPPPRSNHHVRQYTTRPSSGAARHPATSTTSANTPQGQAQEQPATPLQPPRPPIHHKPKLRSSPPPRSNHHVRQYTTRPSSGAARHPATTTTSANTPQGQAQEQPATPHQPPRPPIHHKAKLRSSPPPRTNHHVRQYTTRPSSGAARHPAPTTTSANTPQGQAQEQPATPLQPPRPPIHHKAKLRSSPPSRYIHHVRQYTTRSSSGAARHPAPTTTSANTPQGQAQEQPATPLQPPRPPIHHL; translated from the exons ATGTGCGATTCACTGTTGGCGGCTGACAGTACCAGTCAGATGGGCCAGTGGTTggtctcactggtg TACGAATACCCACGCAccccacacacactcatacacacgaTCCCCAAGCCAGACAAGAAACCGCCCGATTCCGCCCAGGAGCAGCCCGCCACCCCGCTCCAACCACCACGTCCGGCAATACACCACAAGGCAAAGCTCAGGAACAGCCCGCCACCCCACCACCCCGCTCCAACCACCACGTCCGTCAATACACCACAAGGCCAAGCTCAGGAACAGCCCGCCACCCCACCACCCTGCTCCAACCACCACGTCCGCCAATACACCACAAGGCCAAGCTCAGGAGCAGCCCGCCACCCCGCTCCAACCACCACGTCCGCCAATACACCACAAGGCCAAGCTCAGGAGCAGCCCGCCACCCCGCTCCAACCACCACGTCCGCCAATACACAACAAGGCCAAGCTCAGAAGCAGCCCGCCACCCAGCACCAAGCACCACGTCCGCCAATACACCACAAGGCCAAGCTCAGGAGCAGCCCGCCACCCCGCTCCAACCACCACGTCCGCCAATACACCACAAGGCCAAGCTCAGGAGCAGCCCGCCACCCCGCTCCAACCACCACGTCCGCCAATACACCACAAGGCCAAGCTCAGGAGCAGCCCGCCACCCCGCACCAACCACCACGTCCGCCAATACACCACAAGGCCAAGCTCAGGAGCAGCCCGCCACCCCGCTCCAACCACCACGTCCGCCAATACACCACAAGGCCAAGCTCAGGAGCAGCCCGCCACCCCGCTCCAACCACCACGTCCGCCAATACACCACAAGGCCAAGCTCAGGAGCAGCCCGCCACCCCGCTACATCCACCACGTCCGCCAATACACCACAAGGTCAAGCTCAGGAGCAGCCCGCCACCCCGCTCCAACCACCACGTCCGCCAATACACCACAAGCCCAAGCTCAGGAGCAGCCCGCCACCCCGCTCCAACCACCACGTCCGCCAATACACCACAAGGCCAAGCTCAGGAGCAGCCCGCCACCCCGCTACAACCACCACGTCCGCCAATACACCACAAGGTCAAGCTCAGGAGCAGCCCGCCACCCCGCTCCAACCACCACGTCCGCCAATACACCACAAGGCCAAGCTCAGGAACTGCCCGCCACCCCGCTCCAACCACCACGTCCGCCAATACACCACAAGGTCAAGCTCAGGAACTGCCCGCCACCCCGCTCCAACCACCACGTCCGCCAATACACCACAAGGCCAAGCTCAGGAGCAGCCCGCCACCCCGCTCCAACCACCACGTCCGCCAATACACCACAAGGCCAAGCTCAGGAGCAGCCCGCCACCCCGCTCCAACCACCACGTCCGCCAATACACCACAAGGCCAAGCTCAGGAGCAGCCCGCCACCCCGCACCAACCACCACGTCCGCCAATACACCACAAGGCCAAGCTCAGGAGCAGCCCGCCACCCCGCTCCAACCACCACGTCCGCCAATACACCACAAGGCCAAGCTCAGGAGCAGCCCGCCACCCCGCTCCAACCACCACGTCCGCCAATACACCACAAGGCCAAGCTCAGGAGCAGCCCGCCATCCCGCTACATCCACCACGTCCGCCAATACACCACAAGGTCAAGCTCAGGAGCAGCCCGCCACCCCGCTCCAACCACCACGTCCGCCAATACACCACAAGCCCAAGCTCAGGAGCAGCCCGCCACCCCGCTCCAACCACCACGTCCGCCAATACACCACAAGGCCAAGCTCAGGAGCAGCCCGCCACCCCGCTACAACCACCACGTCCGCCAATACACCACAAGGCCAAGCTCAGGAGCAGCCCGCCACCCCGCACCAACCACCACGTCCGCCAATACACCACAAGGCCAAGCTCAGGAGCAGCCCGCCACCCCGCTCCAACCACCACGTCCGCCAATACACCACAAGGCCAAGCTCAGGAACTGCCCGCCACCCCGCTCCAACCACCACGTCCGCCAATACACCACAAGGTCAAGCTCAGGAACTGCCCGCCACCCCGCTCCAACCACCACGTCCGCCAATACACCACAAGGCCAAGCTCAGGAGCAGCCCGCCACCCCGCTCCAACCACCACGTCCGCCAATACACCACAAGGCCAAGCTCAGGAGCAGCCCGCCACCCCGCTCCAACCACCACGTCCGCCAATACACCACAAGGCCAAGCTCAGGAGCAGCCCGCCACCCCGCACCAACCACCACGTCCGCCAATACACCACAAGGCCAAGCTCAGGAGCAGCCCGCCACCCCGCTCCAACCACCACGTCCGCCAATACACCACAAGGCCAAGCTCAGGAGCAGCCCGCCACCCCGCTCCAACCACCACGTCCGCCAATACACCACAAGGCCAAGCTCAGGAGCAGCCCGCCATCCCGCTACATCCACCACGTCCGCCAATACACCACAAGGTCAAGCTCAGGAGCAGCCCGCCACCCCGCTCCAACCACCACGTCCGCCAATACACCACAAGCCCAAGCTCAGGAGCAGCCCGCCACCCCGCTCCAACCACCACGTCCGCCAATACACCACAAGGCCAAGCTCAGGAGCAGCCCGCCACCCCGCTACAACCACCACGTCCGCCAATACACCACAAGGCCAAGCTCAGGAGCAGCCCGCCACCCCGCACCAACCACCACGTCCGCCAATACACCACAAGGCCAAGCTCAGGAGCAGCCCGCCACCCCGCACCAACCACCACGTCCGCCAATACACCACAAGGCCAAGCTCAGGAGCAGCCCGCCACCCCGCTCCAACCACCACGTCCGCCAATACACCACAAGGCCAAGCTCAGGAGCAGCCCGCCACCCCGCTCCAACCACCACGTCCGCCAATACACCACAAGGCCAAGCTCAGGAGCAGCCCGCCATCCCGCTACATCCACCACGTCCGCCAATACACCACAAGGTCAAGCTCAGGAGCAGCCCGCCACCCCGCTCCAACCACCACGTCCGCCAATACACCACAAGGCCAAGCTCAGGAGCAGCCCGCCACCCCGCTCCAACCACCACGTCCGCCAATACACCACCTATGA